The following coding sequences lie in one Alphaproteobacteria bacterium genomic window:
- a CDS encoding ABC transporter permease: MFDRLTLTARQRISPLRQGAVLAAGILLGLAIAAAVLALNGVGPSAIVDEFVLYVFTTESGLAQALTRAVALCLVGLGAVFALKLRFWNIGVDGQAWVGAIAASWIAIDDIGPPGIRLALMLAAGALAGALWIGLPALLKLRLGVSEVVSTLMLTYVAFQAAEQLLYGPWRDPDTGFPVSPAFDEGIERLGQVGLGHLHAGVWIALAAAVAAVALLQGSRFGFYAAAVGHNPRAARAAGMPLTWTLAIGVGCSGLLAGLAGATVVAGQEYHLTRYIAGDFTFSAILIALLARLSPLAVLPVGLVLAGIYVSGDALKAFYQLPLAVIQVIEAVILLSVVLLDFFARYQLHLAPRPAAAAFAAPATPAASSPATAED, from the coding sequence ATGTTCGACCGGCTGACGCTGACCGCTCGCCAGCGGATATCGCCCCTGCGCCAGGGCGCGGTGCTGGCCGCCGGCATCCTGCTCGGCCTCGCCATCGCCGCCGCCGTGCTGGCGCTCAACGGCGTCGGCCCTTCGGCCATCGTCGACGAGTTCGTGCTCTACGTCTTCACCACAGAAAGCGGGCTGGCCCAGGCGCTGACCCGCGCGGTGGCGCTGTGCCTGGTCGGCCTCGGCGCGGTGTTCGCGCTGAAGCTGCGCTTCTGGAACATCGGCGTCGACGGCCAGGCCTGGGTCGGCGCCATCGCCGCCAGCTGGATCGCCATCGACGACATCGGGCCGCCGGGCATAAGGCTGGCGCTGATGCTGGCGGCCGGCGCGCTGGCCGGCGCGCTGTGGATCGGCCTGCCCGCGCTGCTCAAGCTCAGGCTCGGCGTCAGCGAGGTGGTGTCGACCCTGATGCTGACCTATGTCGCCTTCCAGGCGGCGGAGCAGCTGCTCTACGGCCCCTGGCGCGACCCCGATACCGGCTTCCCGGTCTCGCCCGCCTTCGACGAGGGGATCGAACGGCTGGGCCAGGTCGGGCTCGGCCACCTGCACGCCGGCGTCTGGATCGCGCTCGCCGCCGCCGTCGCCGCGGTCGCGCTGCTGCAGGGCAGCCGGTTCGGCTTCTATGCCGCCGCGGTCGGCCACAACCCGCGCGCCGCCCGCGCCGCCGGGATGCCGCTGACCTGGACGCTGGCGATCGGCGTCGGCTGCTCCGGGCTGCTCGCCGGGCTGGCCGGCGCCACCGTCGTCGCCGGCCAGGAATACCACCTGACCCGCTACATCGCCGGCGACTTCACCTTCAGCGCGATCCTGATCGCGCTGCTGGCCCGGCTGAGCCCGCTGGCGGTGCTGCCGGTCGGGCTGGTGCTGGCCGGCATCTACGTCTCCGGCGACGCGCTGAAGGCGTTCTACCAGCTGCCGCTCGCCGTCATCCAGGTGATCGAGGCGGTGATCCTGCTCAGCGTCGTGCTGCTCGACTTCTTCGCCCGCTACCAGCTGCACCTGGCGCCGCGTCCGGCCGCCGCCGCATTCGCCGCACCGGCGACGCCCGCAGCGTCCTCCCCCGCTACGGCGGAAGACTGA
- a CDS encoding BMP family ABC transporter substrate-binding protein translates to MAKFLTTAGLATGAMLAAGAAGAQVTLDGEPKIAFLYYSATNDGGWTEALDRGRLKMQEALGLEAAYIENVEETTEAVRQAVDIYLSRGYNIIIGTSYGFGDGLKEAAEANPGVAFLNVAGETDAPNLETFYARTYQPWYLAGMAAGAMSESGTIGIVAGFPVSVVNWDVNAFARGAQAMNPDVAVIVTFLNSWYDPVKEGQAAEAILEQGADVIATNMSSTAAVVKAEEAGAGSIGFQNDMSAAAPTKHLTSVVFNWETYFVPVVQHITAGNWVSGGLPLVGLEYGTADITPLNDAVPAEVAERIMATRAAFADGSATPYDGPVVAQDGTEIVPAGQALDDDGLWGMTYLVQGITGSIPE, encoded by the coding sequence ATGGCGAAGTTCCTGACAACGGCCGGCCTGGCGACCGGCGCCATGCTGGCGGCGGGCGCCGCCGGCGCCCAGGTCACGCTGGACGGCGAGCCGAAGATCGCCTTCCTCTACTACTCGGCCACCAACGACGGCGGCTGGACCGAGGCGCTGGACCGCGGCCGGCTGAAGATGCAGGAGGCCCTGGGCCTCGAGGCCGCCTATATCGAGAATGTCGAGGAGACCACCGAGGCGGTGCGGCAGGCGGTCGATATCTACCTCAGCCGCGGCTACAACATCATCATCGGCACCAGTTACGGCTTCGGCGACGGGCTGAAGGAGGCGGCGGAGGCCAATCCCGGCGTCGCCTTCCTCAACGTCGCCGGCGAGACCGACGCGCCGAACCTGGAAACCTTCTACGCCCGCACCTACCAGCCCTGGTACCTGGCCGGCATGGCCGCCGGCGCGATGAGCGAGAGCGGCACCATCGGCATCGTCGCCGGCTTCCCGGTCTCGGTGGTCAACTGGGACGTCAACGCCTTTGCCCGCGGTGCGCAGGCGATGAACCCGGACGTCGCGGTCATCGTCACCTTCCTCAACAGCTGGTACGACCCGGTCAAGGAAGGCCAGGCGGCGGAGGCGATCCTGGAGCAGGGCGCCGACGTGATCGCGACCAACATGTCGTCGACCGCTGCGGTGGTGAAGGCGGAAGAGGCCGGCGCCGGGTCGATCGGCTTCCAGAACGACATGAGCGCGGCGGCGCCGACGAAGCACCTGACCTCGGTCGTGTTCAACTGGGAGACCTACTTCGTGCCGGTGGTCCAGCACATCACGGCGGGCAACTGGGTCAGCGGCGGCCTGCCGCTGGTCGGCCTGGAATACGGCACCGCCGACATCACCCCGCTGAATGACGCGGTGCCGGCCGAGGTGGCGGAGCGGATCATGGCGACGCGCGCCGCCTTCGCCGACGGCAGCGCCACCCCCTATGACGGCCCGGTGGTGGCCCAGGACGGCACCGAGATCGTGCCGGCCGGCCAGGCCCTGGACGACGACGGGCTCTGGGGCATGACCTACCTGGTGCAGGGCATCACCGGCTCGATCCCGGAATAG
- a CDS encoding ATP-binding cassette domain-containing protein: MAAAAAPAASPTGAAIAIVDAWKAFDGRPALAGAAFEAGYGEVHALLGENGAGKSTLMNLVCGLYAPDEGRIEIGGRPFAEPDPRAAARRGVGMVHQHFKLIPRFTAAENILVACGPALGLRNRREAAARLTETAATLGFAVDVATPVAALSTAERQRIEILRLLLLDARIPILDEPTAVLTDDEAEAVLRLMRRLAADGRAVVLITHRLREVQGHADRVTVMRAGRTVLAGAPCSAHDRASLAALMVGGGAAPADVLDVAAEDDRAGAAVAEAPARAVRLAARGLRVLRHDGGVAVDGIDIDLRAGEIVGIAGVGGNGQDALVEALYGLRPVAGGTLDLDGRPLAHAPIAARRAMGLRIVPADRNDFALIPGFRAYENLALTEVPAGGYGFWTGLRRGRMAAEAARAMAARAIVGGGPRTPSRLLSGGNAQKLLLARELAAHGAIAPNVLIAHSPTRGLDVAACAAVHQALFDLCAAGGACLLVSEDLDEVMAIADRIGVLSRGRLAGPYPRAEIGRGRIGDLMLGHA; this comes from the coding sequence ATGGCCGCGGCAGCCGCGCCGGCCGCCAGCCCCACGGGCGCCGCGATCGCCATCGTCGACGCCTGGAAGGCCTTCGACGGCCGGCCGGCGCTGGCCGGCGCCGCCTTCGAGGCCGGCTATGGCGAGGTGCATGCGCTGCTCGGCGAGAACGGCGCCGGCAAGTCGACGCTGATGAACCTGGTCTGCGGCCTGTATGCGCCGGACGAGGGCCGGATCGAGATCGGCGGCCGGCCGTTCGCCGAGCCCGATCCGCGGGCGGCGGCGCGGCGCGGCGTCGGCATGGTCCACCAGCATTTCAAGCTGATCCCCCGCTTCACAGCGGCGGAGAACATCCTGGTCGCCTGCGGGCCGGCGCTGGGCCTGCGCAACCGGCGCGAGGCGGCGGCGCGGCTGACCGAGACCGCCGCCACGCTCGGCTTCGCCGTCGACGTCGCCACGCCGGTGGCCGCGCTGTCCACCGCCGAGCGCCAGCGGATCGAAATCCTGCGCCTGCTGCTGCTCGACGCCCGCATCCCGATCCTCGACGAGCCGACCGCGGTGCTGACCGACGACGAGGCCGAGGCGGTGCTGCGGCTGATGCGCCGGCTGGCCGCCGACGGCCGCGCCGTCGTGCTGATCACCCACCGGCTGCGCGAGGTGCAGGGCCATGCCGACCGCGTGACCGTGATGCGGGCCGGCCGCACGGTGCTGGCCGGCGCCCCCTGTTCCGCCCACGACCGGGCCAGCCTGGCCGCGCTGATGGTCGGCGGCGGCGCCGCGCCGGCCGATGTGCTCGACGTCGCGGCCGAGGACGACCGTGCCGGCGCCGCCGTGGCCGAGGCGCCGGCACGGGCCGTGCGGCTGGCGGCCCGCGGCCTGCGCGTGCTGCGCCACGATGGCGGCGTCGCCGTCGACGGCATCGACATCGACCTGCGCGCCGGCGAGATCGTCGGCATCGCCGGAGTGGGCGGCAACGGCCAGGACGCGCTGGTCGAGGCGCTGTACGGCCTGCGCCCGGTCGCCGGCGGCACGCTGGATCTCGACGGCCGGCCGCTGGCCCATGCGCCGATCGCCGCCCGCCGCGCGATGGGCCTCCGGATCGTGCCGGCCGACCGCAACGACTTCGCACTGATCCCCGGCTTCCGCGCCTATGAGAACCTGGCGCTGACCGAGGTGCCGGCCGGCGGCTACGGCTTCTGGACCGGCCTGCGCCGCGGCCGGATGGCCGCCGAGGCGGCGCGCGCGATGGCGGCGCGGGCCATCGTCGGCGGCGGGCCGCGCACGCCGTCGCGCCTGCTGTCCGGCGGCAATGCGCAGAAGCTGCTGCTGGCCCGCGAGCTTGCCGCCCACGGCGCCATCGCACCCAACGTGCTGATCGCCCATTCGCCGACCCGCGGGCTCGACGTCGCCGCCTGCGCCGCCGTGCACCAGGCGCTGTTCGACCTGTGCGCGGCCGGCGGCGCCTGCCTGCTGGTCAGCGAGGACCTGGACGAGGTGATGGCGATCGCCGACCGCATCGGCGTGCTGTCGCGCGGGCGGCTGGCCGGCCCCTATCCGCGAGCGGAGATCGGCCGCGGCCGGATCGGCGACCTGATGCTGGGCCACGCCTGA
- a CDS encoding MaoC family dehydratase N-terminal domain-containing protein — protein MTDPDIDIDIEALRGWIGRSIVASDTIDPWHAAAMHAALDRDGPAPAPGRPLPAGWHWLFFREAAPARSLDRDGHAARGDFLPPVPLPRRMWAGGRIAWHAPLPVGAAATRRTAIQDVALKRGTSGPLVFVTVAHEIAVDGAPVLREEHDIVYRGRGEAPPAAPAPAAPAAPWQRTLAPDPVLLFRYSALTFNGHRIHYDIDYCRDVEGYPGLVVHGPLTATLLMAIAADNAGGRPLAAFAFRARAPLFCGETLALSGGLDDDRAGAFRVAAHGPAGRLVMTAEGRLAEQ, from the coding sequence ATGACTGACCCAGACATCGACATCGACATCGAAGCGCTGCGCGGCTGGATCGGCCGCAGCATCGTCGCTTCGGACACCATCGACCCCTGGCACGCCGCGGCGATGCACGCCGCACTCGACCGCGACGGGCCGGCGCCGGCGCCGGGCCGCCCGCTGCCGGCGGGCTGGCACTGGCTGTTCTTCCGCGAGGCGGCACCGGCGCGCAGCCTCGACCGCGACGGCCACGCCGCACGCGGCGACTTCCTGCCGCCGGTGCCGCTGCCGCGGCGGATGTGGGCCGGCGGCCGCATCGCCTGGCATGCGCCGCTGCCGGTCGGCGCCGCCGCGACCCGGCGCACAGCGATCCAGGACGTCGCGCTGAAGCGGGGCACCAGCGGGCCGCTGGTGTTCGTCACCGTCGCGCACGAGATCGCGGTCGACGGCGCGCCGGTGCTGCGCGAGGAGCACGACATCGTCTATCGCGGCCGCGGCGAGGCGCCGCCGGCCGCACCCGCGCCGGCCGCGCCGGCCGCACCGTGGCAGCGCACGCTGGCGCCGGACCCGGTGCTGCTGTTCCGCTATTCGGCGCTGACCTTCAACGGCCACCGCATCCACTACGACATCGACTATTGCCGCGACGTCGAGGGCTATCCGGGGCTGGTGGTGCACGGGCCGCTGACCGCCACGCTGCTGATGGCGATCGCCGCCGACAACGCCGGCGGCCGCCCGCTCGCCGCCTTCGCCTTCCGTGCCCGCGCGCCGCTGTTCTGCGGCGAGACGCTGGCATTGTCGGGCGGGCTCGACGATGATCGCGCCGGCGCCTTCAGGGTCGCGGCGCACGGGCCGGCCGGCCGGCTGGTGATGACCGCCGAGGGACGGCTTGCAGAGCAGTGA
- a CDS encoding D-aminoacylase — protein sequence MTPGPDSGHADLVIRGVRLIDGTAAPAAIGDIAVRDDRIAALGDLSQWRGGSEIAAAGMAVAPGFIDVHTHDDRAVLADPGMACKVSQGVTTVVVGNCGVSLAPLATDRRPPAPMDLVCPRPDGYFAAFADYLAALDAAPPAVNVLAQVGHSSLRVGAMDSLERPASASEIAVMRGRLEASLAAGAIGLSTGLFYPPAAAAPTEEVIALAGALKAAGAIHTTHMRDESDHILDSLDETFRIGRAADVPVVISHHKCAGPANFGRSTETLAAIARAAKAQPIAMDAYPYVAGSSMLASGRVMGAARVIVTWSEARPDCAGRDLDDIAAEMGVDRDAAVAALLPAGGIFFMMDEDDVRRILAHPLTMIGSDGLPHDVHPHPRLWGCFPRVLGHYVRDVGLFPLEQAVHKMTGLPASRFGLTDRGVLRPGAVADLVLFDPATVADTATWEQPVSPAAGIALVMVAGRAVWRDGTATGARPGRAIRLQALSPSRQTA from the coding sequence ATGACGCCCGGCCCCGACAGCGGGCATGCCGACCTGGTGATCCGCGGCGTGCGGCTGATCGACGGCACCGCTGCGCCGGCGGCGATCGGCGACATCGCGGTCCGCGACGACCGCATCGCGGCGCTCGGCGACCTGTCGCAGTGGCGCGGCGGCAGCGAGATCGCCGCCGCCGGCATGGCGGTGGCGCCCGGCTTCATCGACGTGCACACCCACGACGACCGCGCGGTGCTGGCCGACCCGGGCATGGCCTGCAAGGTCAGCCAGGGCGTCACCACGGTCGTGGTCGGCAACTGCGGCGTCAGCCTGGCGCCGCTGGCCACCGACCGCCGGCCGCCGGCGCCGATGGACCTGGTCTGCCCGCGGCCCGACGGCTATTTCGCGGCGTTCGCCGACTATCTCGCCGCGCTCGACGCGGCGCCGCCGGCAGTCAACGTGCTGGCCCAGGTCGGTCATTCCTCGTTGCGGGTGGGCGCGATGGACAGCCTGGAGCGGCCGGCCAGCGCAAGCGAGATCGCGGTGATGCGCGGCCGGCTGGAGGCTTCGCTCGCTGCCGGCGCCATCGGGCTGAGCACCGGCCTGTTCTATCCGCCGGCCGCGGCTGCGCCGACCGAGGAGGTGATTGCCCTGGCCGGGGCGCTGAAGGCGGCGGGCGCCATCCACACCACCCATATGCGCGACGAGTCCGACCATATCCTCGATTCGCTCGACGAGACCTTCCGTATCGGCCGGGCGGCGGACGTGCCGGTGGTGATCTCGCATCACAAATGCGCCGGCCCGGCCAATTTCGGCCGCTCGACCGAGACGCTGGCCGCCATCGCGCGGGCGGCGAAGGCACAGCCGATCGCAATGGACGCGTACCCCTATGTCGCCGGGTCCAGCATGCTCGCCTCCGGCCGGGTGATGGGCGCGGCGCGGGTGATCGTGACCTGGTCGGAGGCGCGGCCCGACTGCGCCGGCCGCGACCTCGACGACATCGCCGCCGAGATGGGGGTCGACCGCGACGCGGCGGTGGCGGCGCTGCTGCCGGCCGGCGGCATCTTCTTCATGATGGACGAGGACGACGTGCGCCGCATCCTGGCGCACCCGCTGACCATGATCGGCTCCGACGGGCTGCCGCACGACGTGCACCCGCATCCGCGCCTGTGGGGCTGCTTCCCGCGGGTGCTCGGCCACTATGTCCGCGACGTCGGCCTGTTCCCGCTGGAGCAGGCGGTGCACAAGATGACCGGCCTGCCGGCCTCCCGCTTCGGACTGACCGACCGCGGCGTGCTGCGCCCCGGCGCGGTCGCCGACCTGGTGCTGTTCGACCCGGCGACCGTCGCCGACACCGCCACCTGGGAGCAGCCGGTTTCGCCCGCCGCCGGCATCGCGCTGGTGATGGTGGCGGGCCGGGCGGTATGGCGCGACGGCACCGCCACCGGCGCGCGTCCCGGCCGGGCGATCCGGCTGCAGGCGCTCAGCCCGTCGCGCCAGACGGCATAG
- a CDS encoding 2-oxoglutarate and iron-dependent oxygenase domain-containing protein, producing the protein MVSQTAVAGAVDGASTREVPVVDIAGLRSEDPADRQAVAREIDRACRGIGFLYVTNHGVPDRLVGDLEATARRFFALPLDDKMAIASERSEHFRGYVPLQSEAHNPGRGRDLHGRSTSAASRGAARRRPSWPPASTVPTSGRRPCRICGRSSSATTPPCST; encoded by the coding sequence ATGGTCTCACAGACGGCGGTGGCCGGCGCGGTCGACGGCGCGTCCACCCGCGAGGTGCCGGTGGTCGACATCGCCGGCCTGCGGTCGGAGGACCCAGCCGACCGGCAGGCGGTGGCGCGCGAGATCGACCGCGCCTGCCGCGGGATCGGCTTCCTCTATGTCACCAACCACGGCGTGCCGGACCGGCTGGTCGGCGACCTGGAGGCGACGGCGCGCCGCTTCTTCGCGCTGCCGCTGGACGACAAGATGGCGATCGCCAGCGAGCGGTCGGAGCATTTCCGCGGCTACGTGCCGCTGCAGTCCGAGGCGCACAATCCCGGCCGCGGCCGCGACCTGCACGGTCGCTCGACTTCGGCCGCGAGCCGCGGCGCGGCGCGACGGCGGCCGAGCTGGCCACCGGCTTCTACGGTCCCAACCAGTGGCCGCCGGCCATGCCGGATCTGCGGCCGATCATCGAGCGCTACTACGCCGCCATGCTCGACCTGA
- a CDS encoding ABC transporter permease encodes MEFVVNWLAATPGHATPLLLAALGLILNERAGVLNLGAEGMMLCGAMAGAIAALGGGGAWAGLAAAAGGGMLLALAFGVAVVVFRTEQVVTGLIMVALGAGLTGLIGRDFTNQTLPGLPALALRQDAMVWLTLALTAALWWWFARSRAGLRLTAVGEDPAAADAMGIGVQGTRLAAILGGGALCGLAGGYLAIVSSQVWTEGMTQGRGWIAVGLVIFARWRPPLALAGALLFGAIEAAIPRMQAVGGDVPVYLMTMLPYLATLAVLVLAGLRRRRSDEPAALGRPYLRQDRHD; translated from the coding sequence ATGGAGTTCGTCGTCAACTGGCTGGCCGCCACACCGGGGCATGCGACGCCGCTGCTGCTGGCCGCGCTCGGCCTGATCCTCAACGAGCGCGCCGGCGTGCTCAACCTCGGCGCCGAGGGCATGATGCTGTGCGGCGCCATGGCCGGGGCGATCGCGGCGTTGGGCGGCGGCGGCGCCTGGGCCGGACTGGCGGCCGCCGCCGGCGGCGGGATGCTGCTGGCGTTGGCGTTCGGCGTCGCGGTCGTCGTGTTCCGCACCGAGCAGGTGGTGACCGGGCTGATCATGGTGGCGCTCGGCGCCGGCCTGACCGGGCTGATCGGCCGCGACTTCACCAACCAGACCCTGCCCGGCCTGCCGGCGCTGGCGCTGCGCCAGGACGCGATGGTCTGGCTGACCCTGGCGCTGACCGCCGCGCTGTGGTGGTGGTTCGCGCGGTCGCGCGCCGGCCTCCGGCTCACCGCCGTCGGCGAGGACCCGGCGGCGGCCGACGCCATGGGCATCGGCGTGCAGGGCACCCGCCTCGCCGCCATTCTCGGCGGCGGCGCGCTGTGCGGGCTGGCCGGCGGCTATCTCGCCATCGTCAGCAGCCAGGTGTGGACCGAGGGTATGACCCAGGGCCGCGGCTGGATCGCGGTCGGGCTGGTCATCTTCGCGCGCTGGCGTCCGCCGCTGGCGCTGGCCGGCGCGCTGCTGTTCGGCGCCATCGAGGCGGCGATTCCGCGCATGCAGGCGGTCGGCGGCGACGTGCCGGTGTATCTGATGACCATGCTGCCCTATCTCGCCACGCTGGCGGTGCTGGTGCTGGCCGGGCTGCGCCGCCGCCGCAGCGACGAGCCCGCCGCGCTCGGCCGCCCCTATCTGCGCCAGGACCGCCATGACTGA
- a CDS encoding Hsp20/alpha crystallin family protein — protein MAEKSKNVPVASESKAAEPVPEGRHPFESLRREVDRLFEDFGSGGWRFPRSFFDIEPFRRTGAGLGAAPAVDVVEKDDGYEVNAELPGMAEKDIEVKLSNGSLTIRGEKKEESEQKDKNFYLKERRYGSFERSFRVPEGVDADKIAARFDKGVLTVMLPKKPEARKPEKKIEVKAG, from the coding sequence ATGGCTGAGAAATCAAAGAACGTTCCCGTCGCGAGCGAATCCAAGGCCGCCGAGCCGGTGCCGGAAGGCCGGCACCCGTTCGAGAGCCTGCGCCGCGAGGTCGACCGGCTGTTCGAGGACTTCGGCAGCGGCGGCTGGCGCTTTCCGCGCTCCTTCTTCGACATCGAGCCGTTCCGCCGCACCGGCGCGGGCCTCGGCGCGGCGCCCGCGGTCGACGTGGTCGAGAAGGACGACGGCTACGAGGTCAATGCCGAGCTGCCGGGCATGGCCGAGAAGGACATCGAGGTGAAGCTGTCCAACGGCAGCCTGACCATCAGGGGCGAGAAGAAGGAGGAGTCCGAGCAGAAGGACAAGAACTTCTATCTCAAGGAGCGGCGCTACGGTTCGTTCGAGCGCAGCTTCCGGGTGCCTGAGGGCGTCGACGCCGACAAGATCGCGGCCCGCTTCGACAAGGGCGTGCTGACCGTGATGCTGCCGAAGAAGCCCGAGGCGCGGAAGCCCGAGAAGAAGATCGAGGTCAAGGCCGGCTGA
- a CDS encoding nucleoside deaminase: MVSEGDATRHAELVLMSEASRRLPRELLAGATMYTSCEPCAMCAGSAYWAGVGRVVYAMTEEELLAITGNHPENTTSTLPCRVVLGSGQRAIAVVGPMLQDEAKAAHDGFWR, encoded by the coding sequence GTGGTCAGCGAGGGCGATGCCACCCGCCATGCCGAGCTGGTGCTGATGAGCGAGGCATCGCGCCGGCTGCCGCGCGAGCTGCTGGCCGGTGCCACGATGTACACCAGCTGCGAGCCCTGCGCGATGTGCGCGGGCAGTGCCTATTGGGCGGGCGTCGGCCGCGTCGTGTATGCGATGACCGAGGAGGAGCTGCTGGCGATCACCGGCAACCATCCGGAGAACACGACCTCGACGCTGCCGTGCCGGGTGGTGCTCGGCTCCGGCCAGCGGGCGATCGCGGTGGTCGGGCCGATGCTGCAGGACGAGGCCAAGGCGGCGCACGACGGGTTCTGGCGATAG
- a CDS encoding amidase — MSGIEGLERRTAADVGRAIAGGLDPVAVAEFFLERIAASPDQAVFLHVAAARARREAEASRRRHAEGRPLGPLDGVPISWKDLVDVAGTPTTAASALRRDIAPATADAAAVANATAAGMVNLGKVNLTEFAYSGLGLNPHYGTPINPHDPETPRAPGGSSSGSAVSVARGLVPISVGSDTGGSVRIPAAFNGLVGCKSSEGRIPKTGVVALSPTLDTLGLLARSVEDCILADAALRGVTPPSLPVPDVAALRFVLAPNVVMDGVEDAVADNLEKAVSRLSAAGARIERRTLPMFDAMVATTAAHGSLTAAEAYWVHRDLVDGPDVGRIDRRVVARIMGGKKMSAHDLVAVQQARIAQIAALEAALDGALLVVPTTPHVAPEIAPLEADDDLFHKVNLKTLRNTMLGNFLATPGLALPTGTDGHGMPTSMLVSATAGQDERLLAAGIAIERCLAG, encoded by the coding sequence ATGAGCGGCATCGAGGGTCTGGAGCGGCGGACGGCCGCCGATGTGGGGCGGGCGATCGCGGGCGGGCTCGACCCGGTGGCGGTGGCCGAGTTCTTCCTGGAGCGGATCGCGGCCTCGCCGGACCAGGCCGTGTTCCTGCACGTCGCCGCTGCGCGGGCCCGGCGCGAGGCAGAGGCCAGCCGCCGCCGCCACGCCGAGGGCCGCCCGCTCGGCCCGCTCGACGGCGTGCCGATCTCGTGGAAGGACCTGGTCGACGTCGCCGGCACGCCGACCACCGCCGCGTCCGCCCTGCGCCGCGACATCGCCCCGGCAACGGCCGACGCCGCCGCCGTTGCCAACGCCACGGCGGCCGGCATGGTCAACCTGGGCAAGGTCAACCTGACCGAGTTCGCCTACTCCGGCCTCGGCCTCAACCCGCATTACGGCACGCCGATCAACCCGCACGACCCGGAGACGCCGCGCGCGCCCGGCGGCTCGTCCTCCGGTTCCGCGGTCAGCGTCGCGCGCGGGCTGGTGCCGATCTCGGTCGGCTCCGACACCGGCGGCTCGGTGCGCATCCCGGCCGCGTTCAACGGGCTGGTCGGCTGCAAGTCGTCGGAAGGCCGCATTCCCAAGACCGGCGTGGTCGCGCTGTCGCCGACGCTGGACACGCTCGGCCTGCTCGCCCGCTCGGTCGAGGACTGCATCCTGGCGGACGCCGCGCTGCGCGGCGTGACGCCGCCGTCGCTGCCGGTTCCCGACGTCGCGGCCCTGCGCTTCGTGCTGGCGCCGAACGTGGTCATGGACGGGGTCGAAGACGCGGTCGCCGACAACCTGGAAAAGGCGGTGTCGCGGCTGTCGGCCGCCGGGGCCAGGATCGAGCGGCGCACGCTGCCGATGTTCGACGCCATGGTGGCGACCACCGCGGCGCACGGCTCGCTGACCGCGGCCGAGGCCTACTGGGTGCACCGCGACCTGGTCGACGGCCCGGACGTCGGGCGCATCGACCGCCGCGTGGTCGCCCGCATCATGGGCGGCAAGAAGATGTCGGCGCACGACCTCGTCGCCGTCCAGCAGGCGCGCATCGCGCAGATCGCCGCGCTGGAGGCCGCCCTCGACGGGGCGTTGCTGGTGGTGCCGACCACGCCGCACGTGGCGCCGGAGATCGCCCCGCTGGAGGCCGACGACGACCTGTTCCACAAGGTCAACCTGAAGACCCTGCGCAACACCATGCTGGGCAATTTCCTCGCCACGCCGGGGCTGGCGCTGCCGACCGGCACCGACGGCCACGGCATGCCGACCAGCATGCTGGTGTCCGCAACCGCCGGCCAGGACGAACGCCTGCTCGCCGCCGGCATCGCGATCGAGCGCTGCCTGGCCGGCTGA
- a CDS encoding 2OG-Fe(II) oxygenase family protein: protein MPDLRPIIERYYAAMLDLTNVMLRGFALALALPERYFLPKFDRCAAWLRLSHYPPQPDFDPADTLSGIGIGEHTDFDAFTILWQDASGGLEVRTLDGTWVAAPPIPGTYVINIANLMQRWTNDIYRSNPHRAINRSGGGRLSVPFFVNANPDAVVECIPTCKDGAHPALYAPITAAEWVRARVLESQPFRETEPAAE, encoded by the coding sequence ATGCCGGATCTGCGGCCGATCATCGAGCGCTACTACGCCGCCATGCTCGACCTGACCAACGTGATGCTGCGCGGCTTCGCCCTGGCGCTGGCGCTGCCGGAGCGCTACTTCCTGCCCAAGTTCGACCGCTGCGCCGCCTGGCTGCGGCTGTCGCACTATCCGCCGCAGCCGGATTTCGACCCGGCCGACACGCTGTCGGGCATCGGCATCGGCGAGCACACCGACTTCGACGCCTTCACCATCCTGTGGCAGGACGCCTCCGGCGGGCTGGAGGTGCGCACGCTGGACGGCACCTGGGTGGCGGCGCCGCCGATCCCCGGCACCTATGTCATCAACATCGCCAACCTGATGCAGCGCTGGACCAACGACATCTATCGCTCGAACCCGCACCGCGCGATCAACCGCAGCGGCGGCGGCCGGCTGAGCGTGCCGTTCTTCGTCAACGCCAATCCCGACGCGGTGGTCGAATGCATACCGACCTGCAAGGACGGCGCGCACCCGGCGCTCTATGCGCCGATCACGGCGGCGGAATGGGTGCGCGCCCGCGTGCTGGAGTCGCAGCCGTTCCGCGAGACCGAGCCGGCGGCGGAATAG